AAGTGGAAGCTGTGATTGACTTCGACTTCATCTATGACCTAGTAGAAGACACCTATTCGTCTGATAATGGTCGCCCTAGCCTTGATCCTGTCATGTTGGTTAAAATCCCTCTGATTCAGTGCTTTTATGGCATTCGTTCCATGCGTCAGACCATCAAGGATATTGAAGTGAATACTGCCTATCGCTGGTTTTTAGGTTTGACTTTGGATGACAAGGTGCCACATTTCACAACCTATGGCAAAAATTATTCCCGTCGCTTTCAAGAAAAAGGCTTGATTGAGTCCATTTTTACGCATATTGTTGGGCTATGTATCAATACAGGCCTGATTGACCCGACGGAGATTTTCATAGATGGGACTCATATTAAGGCTGCGGCTAATAATCGCAAGTTCATCAACCGAGAGGTGGAAAAACAAGCCAAGTTCATGAGTGAACAGCTAGAAATCGAAATCAATCGGGATAGGGAGAAGCATGGAAAAAAGCCGCTAGGGCCCGCCAAAGAGCTAGAGCCCGTCGCTAAGAAAATCTCCACAACCGATCCAGAAAGTGGCTGGTTTCACAAAGGTGATCATAAGGAAGTCTTCGCTTATTCTGCTCAGGTGGCTTGTGACAAGTATGGATGGGCGCTTGCTTATAGTGTTGAGGCTGGCAATATCCATGATAGTCAGGCTTTTCCTGCACTTTTTGCCAAGCTTGAACCCTTGAAACCACAGTTTATTATTGCGGATTCCGGCTATAACGTTCCCAGCATTGCCAAGTTTCTGATTGATAAGGAGATCACTCCTGTCCTTCCTTACACACGACCAAGAGGAAAGAAAGACCTTCTACGTCCGAAAGAATTGATTTATGATGAGCACTTTGATTGTGTCATCTGCCCTGAACATCAAGCCTTGACCTACCGCACTACGACCAGAGAAGGCTACCGAGAATACAAAAGTGACCCTGTAATTTGTGCCAATTGTCCCCTGTTATCTGTATGTACGACCAGTAAGAACTACCAAAAAGTTGTCACACGGCATATTTGGAAAGACTATTTGGCACAGCCAAGGAATACCACAATCTCTGCTATACGAGAGAGAAAGGCAAGTCCAAAATGGAAGATACGGTTGGACTGACTTTGGCATGCTTAAATCTCAAAAAACTGGTCAAAAGGATGGCGGGAGAGCCTTTTTATTTTGTTCAGATGAGGTGGTTTAAGCACGGAAACAGCCATTTTTATCTAAAAACACTAAAAAAGACAAACACCAAATCGATGTTTGTCTTCAATCTGTTCTAGAGACTTTTTCTTTATTCTGAGCGATAGTTTTCATACATTGCTTTTTTAGATGAGTACACTGCACTCTTTTATAATGGTTTTAGTGTCCGTGGAATAAAGAGTTCAGCATTATACTCACTATTGTTAACTTCACTATCACTTTATTCAATGTATCATAGTCTAACCAAGCTTGCTAGTTTCCCCAATGATAGTCACCAGCAATTCAGGTAGTGGCAATATGCTACCCGTCTCCTAAGCAAGAATCTTTCTCGGACTCAGATAGTCCATAGCGCAGCGCATCAATCACTCCTATCAGAAATTTTAGCAAGACATAAATAACATTTTACAGCCCTACATCACCTATGGAATCAGAATTTTTCGTAAAAATCCCTAAGAAGCGTGGCAAAAGCAGCACTAAACTATTCCTATCGCATCCCTTTACGTTGCTGATGGTGTATATGGTGTACCGAAGGCTTGCATGTAACCTTTTTTATATTCGTCTGACCAGCCACCATACTGGAAACCTTCAAAATCAATACCTCTACCTGAGTTTTTTGCTTTCAAGCCAGCTGAAAACCCTCTATCAAAATCTGATTCTTGTGGATTTTTTTGAGGAGTATGTTGCGGTTTTTCTGGCACACGAGGTTCACTTGGGAAACGAGGGGCGTCCTCAGATTGGCCCCAATCAGAGGGGCCAAATGATAATTCATCAAAGCCATTCCACTGAGGCCACTCAATCTGAGGAGGTTCAGGAATATGAGATGGGTTTGGTGATTGTTCGTTCTCAGGTTTAGGAATATGTCCAGGTCCTCTCCAATCATCACGTTTTTCATACCCTGTACCTAATGCTTCTCCATATGGTGGAGTGTAAGGGTCAATTGCTACCGTACCAGGTCCTCCCCAATCATCACGTTTTTCATACCCTGTACCTAATGCTCCTCCATATGGTGGAGTGTAAGGGTCAGTTGCCACCGTACCAGGTCCTCCCCAATCATCACGTTTTTCATACCCTGTACCTAATGCTTCTCCATATGGTGGTCTCGTTTTATCTTCTGTCTCATCTTTTTTATCGCTAGACCAGTCATCTTCAGGCCAATCTTCAGGCCATTCTTCTTTATCGCTAGACCAGCCATATTGAGACCAGCCATATTGAGACAAACCAACTCCAGACCGGTCATATTTAGACAAACCATCTCCAGACCAGTCATCTTCAGGCCAGTCATCTCCAGACCAGTCAAAATTGCGTGATGTATACGTTTCGGCTGAAACTGGTTGTGTAGCTCCTAGTAGAGCCACGGCTACAAGGGATGTAAATAGTAGTGTTTTACTATTTTCAATCTTATTTCTAATATTCATTAGTATTCTCTCCTTAATAAATTATTTCGTTAATGTTTTCATTATAAAACAAAGACGATTATTAGTAAAGGTCAGCTTTTTAAGAGTTGTTTAGTTTGTGACCTCTCCTTAACCTCATTCTTCTATACATAAAAGAGAGAACCGACTGGTTCTCTCTTGATGTTCACTCAGTATTACAAAGTGATAGCTTAGTTTTCTTCTTTGCGTTTTACAACTGCTGCTACTCCAGCTGTTGCCATAACAGTAAGGGCTGCCGCTGTGAAGAATGGGTTAGCTGTTTCACCTGTTGATGGTAACTGTCTCTTAGTTTCCTTCATTGGTGCTTTGTTTTGGTTAGGTTTTGTACCTGCTTGTGGTGCTTGACCTTTACCTGGAACAGCTTTGTTTCCTGGTTTTGTATCAGGGGTTTGTGAGTCTGATGCTTTTCCAGCTCTTAGTTTTGCAAGTTCTTCAGCTTGTTTCGCTAATTGTTCTTTGAGTGCTTTTGCTTCTGCTTCAAGTTTTTGGTGATTTGCTTCAAGCTCTTTTTTAGCTGCACGAGACGCTTCAAGGTCACGGCTTAGGCCTTGACGACTTGCGTCTGAGATTTGTTTGTCTTCTTTAAGTTTTTGGTGCTCAGCTTCAAGTTTTTGGTGATTTGCTTCAAGCTCTTTTTTAGCTGCACGAGACGCTTCAAGGTCACGGCTTAGGCCTTGACGACTTGCGTCTGAGATTTGTTTGTCTTCTTTAAGTTTTTGGTGCTCAGCTTCAAGTTTTTGGTGCTCAGCTTCAAGGTCTTTTTTAGCTGCACGAGACGCTTCAAGGTCACGGCTTAGGCTCTTACGACTAGCTTCTGAGATTTGCTTTTCTGTTTCTAATTGTTGTTGTTTTTGGAGTTGTTCTTGATAACGTTTTTCTACTTCTCGTTGGTATTTACGTTCTAATTGTTCTTGATTTTTTTGTCGCTCTTCTTGTTCTTGTTGTTCTTTTTGGTGCTCTTTGTGCTCGTGATCTAATTTTTTGAGATAGTCAAGCTCCAATTTTTCGAGCTTTCCTTGATTTTCTTTGCTAAGTTTGTCTAAATTTTTCTTATTCTCCTCATTCTCACTCTTGAGTTTTTCGTTTTCCAAACTTGTGGTTTCAACAACCTCAACAAGTTTAGCATTATCTTCGTCTAACTTTTTATACTCTTCTTGCCAATCAATTTTAGCCCCTTCCGCCTTAACTGTTGTTTGGTTTGCAAAACCTGCGCCCAAAACGGTCAAAGCAACGGCTACTGAAGCCGTACCGGTTTTTAGTTTCCGTAGTGAATAATTTTTCTTGGTTTGTTGTCTAGTCATTATCTACTCCTTGATTTTATTAAAAAAGAAAATTAATAGTGCTATTATTTTCCTAATATTTTTATTATATATAGTTAATCAAAAGGAGTAAAGGTCAGCTTTTTAAGAGTTGTTTAGTTTGTGACCTCTCCTTAACCTCATTCTTCTATACATAAAAGAGAGAACCGACTGGTTCTCTCTTGATGTTCACTCAGTATTACAAAGTGATAGCTTAGTTTTCTTCTTTGCGTTTTACAACTGCTGCTACTCCAGCTGTTGCCATAACAGTAAGGGCTGCCGCTGTGAAGAATGGGTTAGCTGTTTCACCTGTTGATGGTAACTGTCTCTTAGTTTCCTTCATTGGTGCTTTGTTTTGGTTAGGTTTTGTACCTGCTTGTGGTGCTTGACCTTTACCTGGAACAGCTTTGTTTCCTGGTTTTGTATCAGGGGTTTGTGAGTCTGATGCTTTTCCAGCTCTTAGTTTTGCGAGTTCTTCAGCTTGTTTCGCTAATTGTTCTTTGAGTGCTTTTGCTTCTGCTTCAAGTTTTGCTTGTAGTTCAGCTTTTTCTTTTTCTGTTAATTTCTTGCTTTCTTCAAGCTCTTTGTTAAGTTTTTCAAGAGCAGCTAATTTGCTGTTTGCTTCTTCTAAAGCTTTTTCAACTTGTTTCTTAGCTTCACGTGATGCGTCCAAGTCACGGCGAAGGCCTTGACGGCTTGCGTCTGAGATTTGTTTTTCTTCTTTAACCTTATCAAGTTCAGCAGTCAAGTTTGCTAAATCTTTTTCAACCTGTTTCTTAGCTTCACGTGATGCGTCCAAGTCACGGCGAAGGCCTTGACGGCTTGCGTCTGAGATTTGTTTGTCTTCTTTAACCTTATCAAGTTCAGCAGTCAAGTTTGCTAAATCTTTTTCAACCTGTTTCTTAGCTTCACGTGATGCGTCCAAGTCACGACGAAGGCTTTGACGACTTGCGTCTGAGATTTGTTTTTCTTCCTCAAGTTTTGCTTTTTCGATCGTTAGCTGCTCTTTTTCAGATGAAAGTTGATCAAGTTCAAGTTTTGCATTGCCTAAAAGATTACGATTAATCTCTTGTTCTCTAGTAATCGTTTCTAACTCTTTTTCTAAGACGTTAGCTCTATTATAGTCCTGACTCGCTTGGTCTATCGCTAATTCAAGAGCTTTCTTTTTCTCTTCTAACTCTTTTTCTAAAGCGGTAGCTCTATGGTAGTCCCGACTTGCCTGGTCTATCGCTAATTCAAGAGCTTCCTTTTTCTCTTCTAACTCTTTTTCAAGTCTTTGTCTATCCCAACTTGTTGATTCCTTTGCTAAGTCATAGTCTTGTTGTAGTTCTTTTAATTTAGTTTCTAAATCTTTACGCTGGTCTTCTAAGGCTTGTTTTGCTTTTTCAAGTTCTTCAGCTCTCTTAAAATCTCTTCCTGCAACTTCCATTGCATTCTCTAATCTCGCTTTTAAGTCCTTGTTTTCGTGACGTAAACGTATATTTTGTATTGCGGGATTGTTTGCTGCAAGATCTTCTATAACTTCCCTAGGATTACCATCACCGTTAGCCTTAACCTCTGTTTGATTCGCAAAACCTGCCCCTAAAACAGTCAAAGCTACCGCTACTGAAGCCGTTCCTGTTTTTAATTTTCTAAGCGAATAGTGTCTATTCGTGTTATTTTTAGCCATTTTTATGCTCCTTATGCTATCATTTTTTAGGAAGAAACCCTCATTTTCAGGGTTTAACTCTAATAATTCTATTGTAAATAATAGAAGCCAAAAGGTAAAGACCAGCTTTTTTAGCTTTTGCCACCTTTTTGACCTAAATGCTATTAATGATGAATCTGTTTTTGAGTTGCTACAGTTAGGCTGTCTAAGTTGTGGAGGGGGGCATGCAACTTGTTGGGGGGAGTGGGTAAGATAACCTCTTTGCGATGAAAGTCCAAGGGGTTGATGGGTTTGTCTAGTGGCAAGCTGTCTGCAAAGCTGATGTTTAAAAACGCATTGAGCTTGTCAATAATCGCTTCTGGAATCATTTTGTGGAAAAAGAAAATTTCTAGCTCTTCGCTTTTTCCTACCATAACATCTGTCACGATCACATCATACTGTTTTTCAATCTCTTCTAGATCGATGGTCAGAGCATCTAGCTCATTGAAGTTTGTGATGCTAAAAAACTCTCCGACGTACTTTTTTAGGAAATTACCAACACTGTTAAAACTTCTTTCAATCACCAGAAGACGAATTTTTTCATCTTTTTGATTTACTTTTAGGAAACTATTTTCCCAAGTGATGAAAAAGGCGTAGATCAATTGGTTAGTCAACTCTGTGCTGATAGGTTCTTTCTCTGAACGCATCAGTTTTTCTACACCTGCTACAAATGCTTTATAAAGATGAGGGTGTTCTTGCTTGTAAAAGTTGAGGTAACTTTTTTTGTAATCGAAAAATAGGTAATTAGCTGTGATATCTTCTTCTTTCAATACGGTAGTGTTATGAAGGATGACAGCTACTTCGTATTTGTTGGTGACGCTGAGATTGAGCCTGATTTCTAACTCATCAAGGAGATGAACCCAGTTGGTCACTTTTCGACAGCCCGTTGGTGAGTCTTGTTTGATGCTATCAAACGCATAACCGATTTCTAATTGGTCATTAACGTGATTAGAGAACATCTCAGCTATGGTAGTCTCATCTAGGTATAGTCCAAATTTGAGGTGAAACAAGCGTGAAAGGTCTTGGAATTCTAAGGATGATTGGATGAGCTGAGAAAAACGTTGACTGGTTTTTTTGTTGTCGTAGACGGCAGAGTGTCCCTTGTAATAACGAATCAAGTTAACTGAGCTTAGTATTTTAAGGTGCTGAAATAATGTAAAATTAACCCTCACATCGACCTCTTTTATCATTAAACTGAGTAGCCGCTCACAGTTCTTTAAGTTTAGGATTTCCCCAAAAGGCCACTCTGAGATTTTATAGGCTTCCGAAAAATACTTGAGGTAAAATAGTCGAATCTGGTGTTCATCTCCTGATACTTGTACGGGACTAGTTAAAATAGTAATACCAAAGGTATGCATCAAATAGGCATTGGTTTTTTTGATGAGACGCTTGAGTGTTGAAAGGCTCACAAAGAGCTCTTCAGCTAATTCTTCCAAAGAGTTGAAGTCTCTGAAAAAAAGGGTCTCCAGCAATTTAAATGATTGAGAGTGTCTCAGAGCTTTCTGATAGACTTCTTGCAAACCGCAATGTTGATGGTACCAGATTGTAATATAACCATTTTTATAGGTAATTCCTCCCACTTCCTTCATAAATTGCATGTTAGTGAGACATGTTTGCAATGTTAACATGGAGATGTTGAGAGCTTTGCTGAGTTCTTTATCTTTGACGCCAATGGCGTCAGCGTTTTCTGTTACGTATGAGATTAATTTTAGTTCTCTCCACTGTTGACTTGTAAACAACTTACTTACATACATTACCTTGTATACCCTTCTTTTTAATTTTCTTGATTTTCTTGTTATTTCGTGAGGTATTTCGTTAAGTCAGTACGACCTATATTAAGAAAAAGTATACCATAAAATGCCTTTCAAATTCTTTCATTAAAATCCAAAAAACAGTCACGATCACGCATTTATTTCTTTTTGTTCATTATTTATAAAACATATTATAAAACGTGACCCAAAAATTGGATTTTTACCCATTTTTTATGCCATTTATGCTCTTTTTGTTTTAAAAGAGGTCTTATTTTATATTTTTTTTATATTTTTTGAACCTAATTTATCTTTTGTCACTAACTTAATTAGATTTTTTACATGCAATTCAATGTTTTTGACTGATTTCAGTTTTTAAGTTTGACTGTTATGGTACAACCATTAAAAATTCTATCATACTTCAGTCAATTTACACCAACATTAGCTCTTGAAAACGTTTCTACGATGTTTTTTATGAACTGGTTAACTTGTCTTTTTTCGTTGGCTATTTTGAGAAAACAGGGCTTTGGGTTCTATTTTGCTTTTAATTTTAGCCATGTGACTCTCACATCATAAGGAGTGTTTGGCTTTTTGATGACATCATGGCTCTCAAAAGACCAAAAAACTTCCAATAACTTAGCTCGTGCTCTAAATTATTGGAAGATTATTTGACCTATTACTCTAATCTCGCAAATTGTCCTCTAATGCGTCAAAGATACGGTTTAGAGCAAAGATAATAAAGAAACAGACACTTCCTAACATGGCAACACTCGCTATTCCCATAAACGTATTTTCCATGCTAGGCTGGCCCAAAAGACCAATGCCATAACTGAGTATACTTAAGAGTAAACAGGCTGTACCTAGTTTTAGGAGGTAGCCATTACGAACACGTTTTTTTGTTTTTTGACTCGGGGTGGTCACTTTCTTTATCATCTGATGAACCTCATTCTAAGTTGACGCTGTCTCTTTTTGAGATTGGTCAACAGGCAGGTAGCTTCTTGGTTGTGGGGGTTATGGTCTTGGGAGTTTGTCCCCTACGACATAGGTCAACAAACTAGCCTGCTCAGCTGTGAACGTCCGATAGGAAATGGTGCCTAGTCCCATAACATTTGACTCTGAAATTAAGATAGAACCATCTTCTTTGATTTGCTCTACAACAGCAACGTGACCATAGGTTGCATCTGCTCCTGCTTGGCCTGGTGCAAATGAGACGACATAGCCCACTTTAGGTTTATGGGTGGTCACAAAACCTGGCTTGCGCTGCCAGTCGCCACCGTTACCCATGTACCTGTCGACTTGATAACCTAGCTCTTTGACACGATTATAGGCGTACCAAGTGCATTGGCCAAAGCTGTAGGTCTCTGACTTGTAGGTCAAAACGTTTTGTGGCTGACTTCTTTTATAACCTACGGGCACTTCGCTAAATTGTGTCCCGGAAGTTATCTTGAGATGTTCTGGAATCTCAGGTGTGCTTCCATGATCATCTATCCATTGGTCTAGTTTGGTCATGATATCTGCTCGTCTTTGCCCACTGCCACTTGTATCTGTAAAGTAAACCCCACCATCAATCAAGGTATCCAACTGGCCTAGTGACCATTTTTTTGCTTTGAGGTCTTGTCTTTCAAAGGTTTGGTTTTTGTTGGCAATGATGGTGTCTTCTACCATGTGACGAATAGCAACCTCATCGCTGTATTTTTTGGCATTGTTTGGGTTGAAGTCAAAGGCGCCATAACCAAACATATTGGCTCCTTTTTCTTTAGCAACTCCCTGAGTACCTAGTGAGCTTTCTGCCATTGCAATAGCTACGATAGCTCGAACGTCTAGTCCTGTTAGTTTTTCCCATTCTAATAAACGCTTTCCGTTTAAGCGTTCTTTATCATAGTGAATACCTAGACTGTTCAAAAAACCATCTAGCTGTTCAGCAGTAATCCCATAACGGCGTGACAACAGGTTGTGAGTGTAGGCAGAGTCACCTGTCCAGTGTCTCACGTAAGCCGCTGATGAGCGACTGCTTGGTTTTAGCTTGCTCAGGTCTTTGTCACTTTCTCTCCAAGGTATAAAGACAGGAGCAGCTGCTAAAGGAGGTTGGATGGGTTTTGGAGCGTCACGATTTGGCTCTGGTGTTTTATCAGTTGCTTTTTCTGGTCCTTTTTCAGGGGTTTTATCAGCTGATTTTTCTGGTGTTTTATCAGGTGTCTGATCTTTTTGCTGATCAGGTGATGGGGTAGGTCGGCCGTCTTTGTTTTGTGACTCTTTTTGAGACGACTGGTCTTTGGGAGATGGGGTGGATTGATCACTGCTGTCTGGTTGCTTGGTGTCGTTTTTGTCTTTATTTGGTTTGTCAGTAGCTTCAGATGATGCCTGATCGGTCTGCTTAGTATCATTTGAAGGGGGGGTTGGGTGAGTGTGTGATGGCTTATGGTCTTTTTGGGTGTCGTGCTGCGACGCTGTTTCCTTGCTTTTTTTGTCTTTTTTTGGTGTTTCACTCTCGTCATCCGTATCAGTATCTGCTGTAGTAGGCTGATCAGTGGATGATGTGCTATTACGCAAGGAGGTATCAGCAACAACTAATGGCACTGCACTGTTTAAGAGTATGGTACTTAATAGTGTTACTGCTAACAATTTCCTTTTCTTCATATATGATTTCTCTCCTCTTTTTTATACTTGCCTAAACAATGATGGGTAAAGGTCAAGGCTTGGTTAATGATTGATGACTTTTGTCGTCCTACTAGTATGGATCAATCGTCATGATGGGATGGAAAATCAATCGTAAATACCATCCATCTTTGATCAAGAACAACAAAGCGATAAGCCAGATGATGCTGATCAAGAATCTGGTGGGTGATAAACAGCCCCAATCCTGTACCACCGTCTTTCCTGTTACGACTATAATCTGGTCGATAAAACGGTTGGAATAACTGTTTCATCTGCTGTTGTGTCAATAATGTCTCTGCTTCATTTTTAATCACTAGTTGGTTGTCTTTTAGTTGAATCATCACTTGGCCGCCTGATTTGGTATAGTGAAAGGCATTGTCAATAATATTTTTAATCGCCTTTAGTAGATATACTTTATTGGCTTTGACGAATTGTTCTTCGAGATTGATAGTCACTTTGAGGTGTTTTAGTTCTGATAAGACGAGAAAGACTTCCATTTCTTCTTCTAGGCTGCTTTTTAGTGAAAACAGTTCTTGATTTTGAGAAGCTAGGGTTTCAATCTTAGATAAAGATAAAATGGATTGAACCAGTTGGGCTTGCCCTTCAAGGACGTCTCGGCACTTTCGCAAATATTTGTCACGATCTGCAAAGTCACCAACATTATAGAGCATTCCATCAATCATTCCGATAATACTAGTGATTGGTGTCTTTAGCTCGTGCGATGTCATGCGTAAAAACTCAGATTTCTCTCTTTCTGAATCAGAAGCTTTTTCATACTCTTTTTGCAAGGATTTGATGCTCGTTGAAAGACTCGCATACAAACGGTTAATATCACTAGCCAACATTGCTATTTCATCTTTGCCGTGAATGGTACACGTTAAGTTTGGTTCTAGGTTGACCATTTTTTTGGCGGTTTGTGACATGCTAAGGATACGCCGGCTAGAAGTCCTACTATATAAGTAGGCGACAATACTCCCTACGGTCACTGAAAAAATCAATAGTGACGGGTAGAGGTCAAGGAGAACTTTGCTAGCATCTGTTACGGGTTGAAGTGAAGATTGCCCAAGCAATGTCATTTTTTTTCCATCGCGTAGGGTTACTTTTTGACTCATCACCTTAACATTAGAATAAGAGTTGTCAAAGGTGGTGACGATATTAACATTTTGACTGTCTTTGCTTTCACTGACGCCGTCTAGGAGCTGCAAGGAAGGATAGAGCAGTTGGTTATCACTGTCTACTAAGCTGTACCAAATATTATCTTTGTTGATTTTTTTTGTTAGGATATCTCTAATCTCGGTTACCGTTTTGCCTTTGATTTGCTTGCTTGTTTGGTCAAATTCACACTTAACTTCTTTGTCTTTGACTTTGGTGTAATAAATTGGCATTGCAAAATAAAGCACTAACAAAATAGAGGTAACCACTACAATAATTAAGCCATTGATGACCAAAAAGGTTTTTTTGATTAGTCTCACTCACGCTCTCCCAATAAATAGCCCATGCCTGTAATTGTCTTGAGGGGAATACCCGTCATTTTTTTACGAAGGTTCTTGATGTGGTTGTCAAGGACACGCGTGTCCAGTTCAGAATAGCCCCATATGTCATCCATCAATTGGTCTCTGGTGACAATTTTTTGGTGACGTTTTGCTAAATAATCAATAATGTCATATTCTTTTTTGGTTAGTTTGACCAATGTTCCTTGCCAATAGACGCTATGTTCGGTCTCATCAACAAGTAAGTCTCCGATTTGGCGCTTTTCATCTGGAGTAGAGACGCGTAATACATTTTCGATACGTTTGATTAAAATGAGTGGTGAAAATGGTTTGGTCACATAATCACTAATCAAATGGTTGAAGCTTACAAGCTGTGTGTACTCGTCATCTAATGCCGTTAGCATAATAATAGGGACATCTGATGTCTTTCGAATTGTTTTTAGCACTTCTAAGCCACTTAAGGAAGGGAGCATGATGTCTAAAATAATCAGATCATAAGACGTTGTCTGCCACTTGTCTAAGGCAGCTTGGCCATCAAATACACAATCTGGATCATAGTTATTCGCTTTTAAAAACTCACAAATCACTTGACTGATGGTATCATCATCTTCAACTACTAATATTTTAAACATAACTTCCCTTTCTAGATTGGCGTTTAGTGTATCAAGCAGCTAAGGATGACATCAAAGGGTCATCCTTTTTGACTTTTATGCTTGTTTGGTTGATTATTCAAATCGCAATGCTTCAATTGGGTCTAGCTTAGACGCTTTAATGGCTGGTAATAGTCCAAAGACAATCCCTATAATACAACAAAACGCTAAACTCAAGACAACTGAGAACAAGGATAGGATATAGGGATATTCGAGTGATCTTGTGATGATCAATCCTGATACCATCCCTGAAATAACCCCTATCACACCACCTAGCAAGGTTAGAATGACCGCTTCAATTAAAAATTGTTTTAAAATAAGCTTACGTCTAGCGCCAAGCGCTTTTTTGATCCCAATTTCTCTCGTTCTTTCGGTAACTGATACTAGCATAATGTTCATCACACCAATACCACCTACAATAAGAGAGATACTAGCAATACCAGCTAATAACACAAAATTAGAT
The genomic region above belongs to Streptococcus pyogenes and contains:
- a CDS encoding response regulator transcription factor; its protein translation is MFKILVVEDDDTISQVICEFLKANNYDPDCVFDGQAALDKWQTTSYDLIILDIMLPSLSGLEVLKTIRKTSDVPIIMLTALDDEYTQLVSFNHLISDYVTKPFSPLILIKRIENVLRVSTPDEKRQIGDLLVDETEHSVYWQGTLVKLTKKEYDIIDYLAKRHQKIVTRDQLMDDIWGYSELDTRVLDNHIKNLRKKMTGIPLKTITGMGYLLGERE